A segment of the Terribacillus aidingensis genome:
GGCAGCAGAGATGAAGCAATATGCTGATGTGATTATTGTCGGAAACAGCGTGTATGATAATATAAAGGCTGCCCTGAAGACAGTGGCTGCAGTAAAAGGAAAGAAATAAAGGCGGTGCAAACATGAGCCGATTGGCGAATGATTTAATAAATGGTTTGAATAAAGAACAGGCAGAGGCGGTACAGCATACCGAAGGACCGCTCCTGATCATGGCAGGTGCCGGAAGCGGTAAGACACGAGTACTCACGAACCGGATTGCTTATTTACTTGGTGAGAAGGAAGTGTCGCCCCGCAGTATTTTGGCGATTACCTTCACAAACAAAGCAGCTCGTGAAATGCGGGAACGTGTACACAAATTAGTTGGAGATGAAGGCTCACAGATCTGGGTTTCGACTTTCCACTCTATGTGTGTACGCATTTTACGGCGTGATATAGACAGAATAGGATACAATAGCAATTTTTCCATACTGGATACAAGCGATCAGCTTTCTGTAATCAAGCAAGCACTAAAACGGCTTAATCTAGATCCGAAGCAGTACGATCCGCGTGCGATGCTTGGTGCCATCAGCTCAGCGAAAAACGAACTGATTACACCTGACCAATACAGCAAGGAAGCTGGAAGTGTCTACGAAAGAAAAGTGGCAGAAATATTTGACCTGTACCAGAAAACGTTGCGCCGCAATCAATCATTGGATTTCGATGATTTGATCATGCAGACAATACAGCTATTTGACCGGGTGCCAGAAGTGCTGCAATATTACCAGCGTCGTTTTCAGTACATCCATGTGGATGAGTATCAGGATACGAACCACGCACAGTATCGCTTGGTGAATCAGCTGGCTTCCCGATATAAGAACCTTTGTGTGGTAGGGGACTCCGATCAATCCATTTACCGCTGGAGGGGTGCGGATATTACGAATATCCTTTCATTCGAAAAGGATTATCCAAATGCCAAGGTCGTTATGCTCGAGCAGAACTATCGCTCGACGAAGACAATACTGGATGCAGCTAACAAGGTAATTGGCAACAATACAGGACGTAAGCCAAAAAACTTGTGGACGGACAATATCGATGGCTCAAAGCTTCGTTACTATGAAGCAGCCACCGAGCGAGATGAAGCACTATATGTAACAGAGAAAATCGAAGAAATGGTCATGATGGAGAAAAAGCGGCATTACCGCGATATTGCAATCCTTTACCGTACAAATGCCCAGTCCCGATCCATTGAGGAAACGTTTGTAAAAGCGGGCGTGCCGTATCAAATGATAGGCGGCACAAAGTTCTATGACCGAAAAGAAATCAAAGACATGCTAGCTTACCTCCGTCTGATTGCCAATCCAGATGATGATATCAGCTTCGAGCGGGTAGTCAATGAACCGAAGCGAGGCATTGGTAAAACATCGATTGAAAAACTGCAGGCGTATGCGAATGAGCACGATATTTCCTTGTTCGATACGCTGAAGGAAGTTGATTTTACTGGTGTGAGCGCCAAAGCTGCCAATGCGCTTAGTGAGTTCGGAGCGATGATCAGCAACTGGAGCAAGCAGACTGAATTCCTGACTGCAACAGATATGGTCGAGCAGGTACTGGAAGGTTCCGGTTATGAGGAGATGCTGAAAGCAGAACGAAGCATCGAATCACAGAGCCGACTTGAGAACTTGGAAGAGTTCAAGACAGTAACAAAAAACTTTGAGCAGACGAGTGAAGATAAGACACTGGTTGCATTCCTGACAGATCTTGCGCTGATTGCAGATATCGATTCCATGGATGAAGATCCATCCAGCGATGATAAAGTCATCCTTATGACGCTGCATGGTGCCAAGGGGCTTGAGTTTCCAGTCGTATTCCTGATTGGAATGGAAGAGAACGTATTCCCGCATAGCCGTTCACAAATGGATGAAACAGAAATGGAAGAAGAACGCCGCCTTGCTTATGTCGGCATCACTCGAGCAGAAGAGGAGTTATTCCTCACGCACGCTAAGATGAGGACATTGTTCGGACGGACGAATATGAACCCTGTCAGCCGTTTTATCGGTGAAATTCCGAATGAACTGCTGGAAGGTATCCAAGAAACAAAACAGAATCCGTTTGGACTTGGAAGCGGCCGTCAAGTGGCTAAACCACAGGAGCAAAAGCGTATCGTACGCAAGCCGAAGCCAAAATCCGGAGCAGACGCTCTCGGCTGGGGACCTGGCGACAAGGCCGTCCATAAGAAATGGGGCGAAGGAACAGTAGTCAAGGTCAATGGAGAAGGAGAAGCGATGGAGCTTGATATCGCCTTCCCTGCGCCAGTAGGCATCAAACGGCTGCTTGCTTCATTCGCACCGATCACAAAAGCTTAACTGAGGTGGCAAGCATGAACAAAGAAGAAGCAATTCTAGAGCTTGCGGATTTGCGCAAGAAGCTCAATCAATATAATTATGATTATCATGTTCTCGATAATCCACAGGTGTCTGATTATGAGTACGACCAGACATTGAAACGGCTGCTTGATATCGAAGCGGAATTTCCCGACCTTATCACAAGTGACTCGCCATCCCAGCGTGTTGGCGGGACTCCGCTTGAATCATTCAACAAAGTGGAGCATCGCGTGCCGATGCTATCCTTGGGCAATGCGTTCAACGAAGAAGACTTGCGAAGCTTTGATAAGCGGGTCCGGAACGGCTTGGATACAGATGACTATTCCTATATCTGTGAGCTGAAGATTGATGGACTGGCTGTTTCTCTTCGCTACGATAACGGAGAGTTCGTCCAAGGAGCAACACGTGGCGACGGTACGACTGGTGAGGATATTACCCAGAATCTACGGACAATTCGCAGCATCCCGCTTCGAATTGATTTAGAGGAAGCAATCGAGGTGCGCGGAGAGGCATTTATGCCGCAAAAGTCCTTTGCAGCTCTGAATGCCCAGAAGGAAGAAAACGGAGAAGCACCTTTTGCGAATCCGCGTAATGCAGCAGCTGGGTCTTTGCGCCAGCTTGATCCGAAGATTGCTGCCAGTCGAAATCTGGACGTCTTCCTCTATGGTTCCGGTCAATGGGAGACCAATAATCTGGATTCCCATAGCGGATTGCTCGACTATTTGGAGCAGCTAGGCTTCAAGACAAATAAAGAACGCCGCCGCTGCCAAACAATCGAGGAAGTACTTGCTTATGTCGAGGAATGGAGCGCCAAACGACGTGAACTGAGCTACGAAATCGATGGTATCGTAATCAAAGTGGACAAGCGGGAACAGCAGGATGAACTTGGCTTTACGGCCCGCACACCGCGCTGGGCTATTGCATACAAATTCCCAGCTGAGGAAGTGACGACGAAGCTGTATGACATCGAGCTGAATGTCGGGCGTACTGGTGTCATCACACCGACAGCATTGCTGGAGCCAGTCCGAGTGGCAGGAACGACAGTACAGCGTGCAACCTTGCATAATGAAGATCTGATTCGCGAAAAGGATATTCGAATCGGGGATACGGTTGTCATTAAAAAGGCCGGTGACATCATTCCAGAAGTAGTGCGTGTCGTTACTGATGCACGTACAGGAGAAGAGAAGGAATTCCATATGCCGGAGCACTGTCCGGAATGCGGCAGTGAGACAGTTCGTTTGGAAGAAGAAGTGGCTCTGCGCTGTATCAATCCGAACTGTCCGGCACAGCTGGTCGAAGGGCTGATTCATTTTGTTTCCCGTAATGCTATGAACATTGATGGGCTAGGAGAGAAGGTCATCATCCAGCTGTATCGTGCTGAACTGGTGCACACCATTGATGATTTGTACAAACTCGATCGGGATGCTTTACTTGGTTTGGAGCGTATGGGCGAGAAGTCGGTGGACAATCTGCTCAAATCAATTGAAGCGTCCAAGGAAAATTCGCTTGAACGCTTATTGTTCGGGCTGGGCATCCGCTTTGTCGGAGCGAAAGCTGCTAAAACATTGGCGCAAGCCTTTGAAACGATTGACAGATTGCAGCAGGCAACCGTTGAGGAGCTTGTAGCAATTGATGAAATCGGAGAAAAAATGGCTGACTCTATTTACCAGCATTTCCAGGAAGAAAAAGTAACCCAGCTGATCGAAGAGCTGAAAGCTGTAGGCGTCAATATGACCTATAAAGGCATCAAACCGCAGGAAGTGACTGGTGACAGCATCTTCAGCGGCAAAACCATTGTCTTGACAGGAAAAATGGACGCTCTCACAAGACCAGAGGCAAAAGAGAAAATAGAAGCACTCGGCGGTATTGTCA
Coding sequences within it:
- the pcrA gene encoding DNA helicase PcrA — its product is MSRLANDLINGLNKEQAEAVQHTEGPLLIMAGAGSGKTRVLTNRIAYLLGEKEVSPRSILAITFTNKAAREMRERVHKLVGDEGSQIWVSTFHSMCVRILRRDIDRIGYNSNFSILDTSDQLSVIKQALKRLNLDPKQYDPRAMLGAISSAKNELITPDQYSKEAGSVYERKVAEIFDLYQKTLRRNQSLDFDDLIMQTIQLFDRVPEVLQYYQRRFQYIHVDEYQDTNHAQYRLVNQLASRYKNLCVVGDSDQSIYRWRGADITNILSFEKDYPNAKVVMLEQNYRSTKTILDAANKVIGNNTGRKPKNLWTDNIDGSKLRYYEAATERDEALYVTEKIEEMVMMEKKRHYRDIAILYRTNAQSRSIEETFVKAGVPYQMIGGTKFYDRKEIKDMLAYLRLIANPDDDISFERVVNEPKRGIGKTSIEKLQAYANEHDISLFDTLKEVDFTGVSAKAANALSEFGAMISNWSKQTEFLTATDMVEQVLEGSGYEEMLKAERSIESQSRLENLEEFKTVTKNFEQTSEDKTLVAFLTDLALIADIDSMDEDPSSDDKVILMTLHGAKGLEFPVVFLIGMEENVFPHSRSQMDETEMEEERRLAYVGITRAEEELFLTHAKMRTLFGRTNMNPVSRFIGEIPNELLEGIQETKQNPFGLGSGRQVAKPQEQKRIVRKPKPKSGADALGWGPGDKAVHKKWGEGTVVKVNGEGEAMELDIAFPAPVGIKRLLASFAPITKA
- the ligA gene encoding NAD-dependent DNA ligase LigA, with the protein product MNKEEAILELADLRKKLNQYNYDYHVLDNPQVSDYEYDQTLKRLLDIEAEFPDLITSDSPSQRVGGTPLESFNKVEHRVPMLSLGNAFNEEDLRSFDKRVRNGLDTDDYSYICELKIDGLAVSLRYDNGEFVQGATRGDGTTGEDITQNLRTIRSIPLRIDLEEAIEVRGEAFMPQKSFAALNAQKEENGEAPFANPRNAAAGSLRQLDPKIAASRNLDVFLYGSGQWETNNLDSHSGLLDYLEQLGFKTNKERRRCQTIEEVLAYVEEWSAKRRELSYEIDGIVIKVDKREQQDELGFTARTPRWAIAYKFPAEEVTTKLYDIELNVGRTGVITPTALLEPVRVAGTTVQRATLHNEDLIREKDIRIGDTVVIKKAGDIIPEVVRVVTDARTGEEKEFHMPEHCPECGSETVRLEEEVALRCINPNCPAQLVEGLIHFVSRNAMNIDGLGEKVIIQLYRAELVHTIDDLYKLDRDALLGLERMGEKSVDNLLKSIEASKENSLERLLFGLGIRFVGAKAAKTLAQAFETIDRLQQATVEELVAIDEIGEKMADSIYQHFQEEKVTQLIEELKAVGVNMTYKGIKPQEVTGDSIFSGKTIVLTGKMDALTRPEAKEKIEALGGIVTGSVSKKTDLLIAGEDAGSKYEKAEKLGIEIWNEARLIEALQE